One part of the Microlunatus elymi genome encodes these proteins:
- a CDS encoding GNAT family N-acetyltransferase, with the protein MTPIEWPVRTERLSLRGYLPDDLDALWSYEQLSEVQRWLGWAPHSPADLREAMEGESSTTTHVMVLLGTTNIGHIMIMPRDSWAQADVADRAKGLEAELGWMFDPAYAGNGYATEAVGAVIGLCFDQLKVRRIHAGCFADNTPSWRLMERLGMRREEHSRATALHRDGTWHDGLMYALLREEWPVAPNPLTEVDDAVVASVPRGRPGWSP; encoded by the coding sequence GTGACGCCGATCGAGTGGCCCGTGCGTACGGAACGTCTGTCGCTTCGTGGCTATCTTCCGGACGACCTGGATGCCCTATGGAGCTACGAACAGCTGTCCGAGGTCCAACGCTGGCTCGGCTGGGCGCCGCACTCCCCTGCCGACCTCCGCGAAGCGATGGAGGGCGAGTCGAGCACCACCACGCACGTGATGGTGCTTCTCGGCACGACGAACATCGGCCACATCATGATCATGCCGCGCGACAGTTGGGCACAAGCCGACGTCGCGGACCGGGCCAAGGGTCTCGAGGCCGAACTGGGGTGGATGTTCGACCCGGCATATGCGGGCAACGGCTACGCCACCGAAGCCGTCGGCGCCGTGATCGGGTTGTGCTTCGACCAGCTGAAGGTGCGACGGATCCATGCAGGATGTTTCGCCGACAACACCCCGTCTTGGCGGCTGATGGAACGGCTGGGGATGCGTCGTGAGGAACACAGCCGCGCCACCGCTTTGCACCGCGACGGCACCTGGCACGACGGCCTGATGTACGCGCTGCTCCGGGAGGAATGGCCTGTCGCGCCGAATCCCCTCACGGAAGTGGATGACGCCGTCGTGGCGTCCGTCCCACGAGGTAGGCCAGGATGGAGCCCATGA